The segment GGAGGCTGGAAAAACCAGTTTGGCTAGAACATTCCCGTTGGGTAGGCAGATATATGGTCTCGTGGAACAATTAGGACCTttttggagaaaagaagaaaggtcgAGTGCCTTCAAACCTAGTTATTAGGATCCAAAACAAAAATCAATTGGCTAATATAAGCAAGATATGATACAATGgtaagtataacatacacattACAATCAAGGATATACGCATTATGGCAAGGGTACAGCAAGATAATCAAAGGTAAAAAGGAACATCTTCGGCGCTATCCAAAATCTTAGAAACGCCTTCGAAACGAGGGGTCAAATGCACTCTAAACGGCTTTGGAGTACGACCAGATAGTCCATCATATTCCTCCAAACTAATTGGCTCGTTCGGAACGGATTTGAAGTTGAACGACCAGAGTAAACGTGAACACACTAGCCATAGCTCGCGTTCTGCCGTTTGAATTCCGGGACATATTCGCCTCCTGAAATATAAATAGAACTTTATGAGCGTCTATTTGAAGGAAATGTAGAGGGGTTAGCGCCTACCCGGCTCCAAATGCCCAATGATCACGAGCCATTGGATCAGAGAGTTTTGAAGATTCGTTACAGCTAAGACCGTCATCGAGATACCGGTCAGGATTGAAGGAAAATCTTGCGAGAAAAGTCAGAACATATGTGGCACAGAATAGTAAAAGCAGCTCACGGATCAGGATATCTAATTTCATTATGATGGATAGTATAGCAGTTCAGGATCACGACAGTGTCTTTGGGTATATAGTGTCCCTTGTAGGAGAAATCTTCGGTTGTAAAATGAGGTGTTGCATTCCAAAATGGCGCGTGTAGTCGTTCCAACTGGTGGCATAAATTCATGATGAGCATTGTTCCGGTGGAGGAAAAAATTCTGAAGTCACCTCTTTGATTATAGCTCGGACATATGGGAGATTAAACTCGTCCTCAATAGTAGGCCAGCGATCACGTCCAATTACTCTGTCCAGTTCTTCTTGCGCTTTTGCACATATTTCGGGATGTGAAGGGAGAGTTGCAATAAACCATTGGATCATTCCAGAAACCTGGGGAACGATAAAGTTAGGGCCTATAAAGATAACAATGACAGATACACCGCACCGAATGTACTCCTCCCAATGTAAATACAGCTGACAACATGCAGATATCTTCCCAGTCGAGCTTTTCCGACTCCTGATTCTCAAGAAGAGTTTTGATCAAACAATCGGGAACTTCCTCCCCGGCTAACATCTTGgtcttgaactggagaagcATTGACCCGTAGGTGTCCACCATATCGGCATATAGTTGATGTCCTCTTGCTTTTTTTGGAGTAGGAATGTACTGAAGAATCTCGAAGAAGTCAATTACATTCGCCCACGGTCCTGCGTTAGCTAATGAGAATGGGCGCTTAAATATTTTTGGATTATTACAGACCAgtaagttccataaattccATAGTCAGTCTCAGGGCCTTTGCAACCAAAGGATCGTCCAGTGAGGTAGTTCGAATCCCAAAGGAAAGTATGAGCATGTTACTAATATAAACCCGTCAGTTTCATCAATTCAAACCAGTGATTGGTCCACGAACTTCAACGCATATCTTCCAGTAGCTTGTGTCGTATTCAATGGGGTTGTTCCTCGTTGACTTTCCTCATAAAGAGCTTTCATCAGCATATGAGCCTCGTAGTCCATAATATCTGCATGTCCCTCCATTGATTTGGGACTAAGGGCCAGAGTCGCAAGACGTCGATGTTGTCTCCACGTGTTCCCATACGGAGAGCCAGTGATAGCGCGTCCTCTAAGAATAACCTGGCTTTTCATGAAGTATCGCTTCCGGCTCGAAAATATTGCTCCGTTGGTGACGAACAGATCCTTGGCAACTTGCGGATCCGAGATGATCACAAATAGTTGACTGCCCATCCAAATGGAGAAGAGGTCCCCATACTGCTTTGCCCAACTATCCAGTGCACGCTCAGCATATTTGCGCAGGTAGGCGTATCGTGTTGGGGGGCCGGGAGGGATTGTATTTCCGTCTTTGTCCTTTACAAAGCGACGAAGTGCGATGGGGCTTAGAAAATATGCTCCAATAAGCAGTATACATGCAAGAGTTGTCTAGCAATAGTTTTATTATCAGTAGGGCCGACATCTCTGGACAATGCAAATTTACCTTTAGAGCTAGGTTGATGGACTGAGTCACAACAGTTCCAACTAACGACATCGTAGCGCAAAGATATTAAGAAAGTTGTCTGTCGTGTGCTGGATGGTTTCTCCGTCCTTTTATACTTATATTGTACGCACAAATCGATGATGAAATGGTAAATTGGTTCCCATACAACCTACATGCCACCATTCCAATGGTCTGTGCCTATACCATAGTTGAAGAACATTCCTTTTCTGATAAGTCCGAATGAGCTACCATGAAGAAACAAACATCTCCAAGCATTGTTGGCATCGGTTATACGACTAATCTGCGGCATGCTCTCGGTATTGCCTCTTTTGTAAAACCTCCCGCCCTTTCTATCGTTTGGCAATGCATTCTAGGATATATAGTACGTCCTGAAATGTGTACCTAGACTGAATCTGCATAGTGTAATGACATTAATGAGTCGGGATCGGACAAGCGGTCGGCGGTCCGGGATCAGAGTTATAAATTACATCGGTTACCTGctctttgactttgagacGGGTAACACTGTGGACTCTGGCGGCCGTCAACCTCTCACAAAGCGCCGCGGCAGGGTCCATCTCCATCGTTAGCTTCAGCGGCTTTTAGATCGCAACAATAGCTAGAATTCAATTAAGCAAGTCTGCACTGTAAATAATCACGACACCGGAGATACCGATGGGCGGTCGTTACAGCGCTTAAATATAAGGTTAACCTGACTTTTGTTCCGGAAGATTGAATGTAATAGGTGTACAATGGAGTCAGACTCAGGCTGGCCAGCGCTATACTGGTATATATAAACAAGAGACATCCTAACTTCTGTGCCAACGACGGCATAAAGTAAAGCTCCGAGAAACGTAGAGCCATGAGTGACGGAAAACTCAATTTTGGTTGGGCTGTACCCTATGTACAATATTAGGGGCTTTACCAATGGGGATGTGCATCAAATTTCTACATAAATTTCGGTAATTAGCGCTGCTATAAATAGTTTGGACATCGCCACAGTTCCCCAGACTTTCACCTCCAAGATGGCAGGGAAGAGGATGCTGCGAGTTGACGGTCATCAAATATATATAACGGGCTGAGAAACAAGTGAGACCGAGCTTTATGCACGCAATTATATTTTAGGTCAGACACTCAGGATCTAGGACGTATATTCAAGATGCCTACCTGACCAGCAGTAGATGTTTGTCATTCAAGACGCAATGTGCTCCTCTAAACGAGCAACTCAACCCACTCGTAAATGAGCATGAAGGTGGTGCCTGCTCTCCGTCATCCGGGATCTACGCTTGCTCCCCGAGTGGGATGCTGGCTGGCTGTACGGGATGCGCTGGAAGGCTCATGCAAAAATGCGCGGCTGCATGCATCTTTTTGATTGGGCATTAATTCATTATTAGAAAGTCTCCATAACATTTTATACGGGATATATGAGGAATTTAATAGGGATATAGTTCAGACGCAGACAACCAACAAGGTATTGACCGTAAGGTCACACAAGGAGGGTTCATAGGTGGATAGATGGAGCGGATAGGATTGTCCACAGAGCTGCTCTTCGGAGAGGTCAAAGAATGCTAGTGCATCGCTGAATTTGAATGTTTGAGTGATGCAAGGCTCGATTTGCAAAAATTCTATGAATATTCGTTCAAGTATAATGAAGCTTTCAGAAGATAAATGATTCTGTAAGCAAAGATTAATTGAGAAAACAGTGCTTTGACTGGATCATCTCTTCGATACATAGAAAAGATAGAGCTGCAAGAGAACAAACAACTTTATGCAGGCGCGCATCGTTGGGGTAGCAACGTTTAGGGCAGGTTTGCACGTGATTAAAAGCCTTTGAACCTCATGAGTACACATCGAGGCATGGGTTTAAGTTGATTCAAACGTTTTCTAGATGCCTTCGACATATCAATCCAATAATTAAAAAATAAGTATCATTCGATAGGGGAGCATACATGGCATTTGGCA is part of the Psilocybe cubensis strain MGC-MH-2018 chromosome Unknown contig3, whole genome shotgun sequence genome and harbors:
- a CDS encoding Cytochrome P450 monooxygenase virE: MSLVGTVVTQSINLALKTTLACILLIGAYFLSPIALRRFVKDKDGNTIPPGPPTRYAYLRKYAERALDSWAKQYGDLFSIWMGSQLFVIISDPQVAKDLFVTNGAIFSSRKRYFMKSQVILRGRAITGSPYGNTWRQHRRLATLALSPKSMEGHADIMDYEAHMLMKALYEESQRGTTPLNTTQATGRYALNNMLILSFGIRTTSLDDPLVAKALRLTMEFMELTGPWANVIDFFEILQYIPTPKKARGHQLYADMVDTYGSMLLQFKTKMLAGEEVPDCLIKTLLENQESEKLDWEDICMLSAVFTLGGVHSVSGMIQWFIATLPSHPEICAKAQEELDRVIGRDRWPTIEDEFNLPYVRAIIKELERLHAPFWNATPHFTTEDFSYKGHYIPKDTVVILNCYTIHHNEIRYPDPFSFNPDRYLDDGLSCNESSKLSDPMARDHWAFGAGRRICPGIQTAERELWLVCSRLLWSFNFKSVPNEPISLEEYDGLSGRTPKPFRVHLTPRFEGVSKILDSAEDVPFYL